The following nucleotide sequence is from Syntrophales bacterium.
AGGGCTCGTGCAGAACTATCTAGTGACGAACCTGCCCATGGGGCTCTCCCGCCCGCGGCGAAGACCTGATCGAATGTTCGAAGGACCATGAACGCCCGTGAAACAAGGGTTTCCCCGCAAGTACGCTCAAATGCGGCCGGGGGCGATCTCCGAGGATTTTCCGTATTGACAGAACCAGATGATTGGGGGCGCCGGCTTTCGTCAGGTAGCCCGATGCTCCCGCCTGAAGCGCCCGCGCGGTATAGTATTCCTCGGGATACATACTCATGATCAGCACGGGCAACCCGGGTGCATCCTTTTTCAATTCCCGCAGAATCTCGAGACCGTTCCGGCCGGGCATGGAAATGTCCAGGAGTACGATGTCGAACTGGTTCTCCCGAATGCAGTCCAAGGCATCATCGCCGTTTGCCGCTTCTCCGGCGACTTCCATGTCGTCCGTCTCCGACAGTATCTGCCTGAAACCGGCTCTCACGATGGGATGGTCATCGACAATAAGAACGCGAATCTTTTTC
It contains:
- a CDS encoding response regulator transcription factor yields the protein MKKIRVLIVDDHPIVRAGFRQILSETDDMEVAGEAANGDDALDCIRENQFDIVLLDISMPGRNGLEILRELKKDAPGLPVLIMSMYPEEYYTARALQAGASGYLTKAGAPNHLVLSIRKILGDRPRPHLSVLAGKPLFHGRSWSFEHSIRSSPRAGEPHGQVRH